One window from the genome of Castellaniella sp. MT123 encodes:
- a CDS encoding sensor domain-containing diguanylate cyclase: MSTTAQSHSDTEPAAGPDPHLPDLFEASPMAFWLEDYSALHVFFQELRAAGIQDLRPWLLQDRRRLADCARLMRVLRVNRQTLSLYEAASQEDLLAHLDQVFRDDMLDGFAEELNQLWLGLAGFHGLTVNYTLQGKRLDLSLKGVVLADAKQPWDRVLVTMEDVTELQTLRRRAQDSARDAREFFEQAPVSLWVEDFSAIKKLFDELRARGVTDFRTFLDVHEEFVDRCLQEIRVLDVNDYTLKMFKASSRAELLLRLGDVFHDETRDSFAEQLIDLWEGRLFHQKEVQNRTLQGDLLYIHLQLSVFQGCEQDWSQVLVSLTDITARKKAEAYLEYLGQHDVLTQLKNRSYFVDELGRLARKHTPLVSFIALDLNNLKRVNDESGHAAGDDLLRRFGEVLNKAIDRPGHAARVGGDEFMVLLPGLDKTAAHVVLDNIRSLVELNNQYYSGVALSVSAGLAVCHHHGKLEQAMKEADQAMYQDKLEYYQTHERRQPDWDGLAGSADEAIPGEAA, encoded by the coding sequence ATGAGCACCACGGCGCAATCACATTCGGATACGGAACCGGCGGCTGGGCCTGATCCGCATCTGCCGGACCTGTTCGAGGCCTCGCCCATGGCCTTCTGGCTAGAGGACTACAGCGCCCTGCATGTCTTTTTCCAGGAATTGCGCGCGGCCGGCATCCAGGACCTTCGCCCGTGGTTGTTGCAGGATCGCCGGCGGCTGGCCGATTGCGCCCGCCTCATGCGGGTGCTGCGGGTCAACCGGCAGACCTTGTCCTTGTACGAGGCCGCTTCCCAGGAAGACCTCCTGGCGCATCTGGACCAGGTCTTTCGCGACGATATGCTCGACGGCTTCGCCGAGGAACTGAACCAGCTCTGGCTCGGTCTTGCCGGGTTCCACGGCCTGACCGTGAATTACACCCTGCAAGGCAAGCGGCTGGACCTGTCGCTGAAGGGCGTCGTGCTGGCCGATGCCAAGCAGCCCTGGGACCGTGTTCTGGTCACCATGGAAGACGTGACCGAGCTGCAGACGCTGCGTCGCCGGGCACAGGATAGCGCCCGGGACGCGCGCGAGTTCTTCGAGCAGGCCCCGGTGTCCCTGTGGGTCGAGGACTTCAGCGCGATCAAGAAATTATTCGACGAGTTGCGCGCCCGTGGCGTCACCGATTTCCGGACCTTTCTGGATGTGCACGAGGAATTCGTCGACCGCTGCCTCCAAGAGATCCGCGTCCTGGACGTCAACGACTACACCCTGAAGATGTTCAAGGCGTCCTCGCGGGCCGAATTGCTGTTGCGGCTCGGCGATGTCTTCCACGATGAAACCCGCGATTCGTTTGCCGAACAGCTGATCGACCTCTGGGAAGGCAGGCTGTTTCACCAGAAGGAAGTGCAGAACCGCACGCTGCAGGGCGATCTGCTGTACATCCATCTGCAGCTCTCGGTGTTTCAGGGCTGCGAGCAGGACTGGTCCCAGGTGCTGGTGTCCCTGACCGACATCACCGCGCGCAAGAAGGCCGAAGCCTATCTGGAATATCTGGGCCAGCACGACGTGCTGACCCAGTTGAAGAACCGGTCCTATTTCGTGGACGAGCTGGGTCGGCTGGCGCGCAAGCACACGCCACTGGTGTCTTTCATCGCCCTGGATCTGAACAATCTGAAACGTGTCAACGACGAATCGGGCCATGCGGCGGGCGACGATCTGCTGCGTCGTTTCGGCGAGGTCCTGAACAAGGCGATCGATCGTCCCGGGCACGCCGCGCGGGTCGGCGGTGACGAATTCATGGTGCTGTTGCCCGGGCTGGACAAGACCGCTGCCCACGTCGTGCTGGACAACATCCGCTCGTTGGTCGAGCTGAACAATCAGTATTACAGCGGCGTGGCACTCAGCGTCTCGGCGGGGCTGGCCGTCTGCCACCATCATGGCAAACTGGAGCAGGCCATGAAGGAAGCCGACCAGGCCATGTATCAGGACAAGCTCGAGTACTACCAGACACACGAACGGCGCCAGCCCGACTGGGATGGCCTTGCCGGCTCCGCGGACGAGGCCATCCCAGGAGAAGCAGCCTGA